One Kryptolebias marmoratus isolate JLee-2015 linkage group LG21, ASM164957v2, whole genome shotgun sequence DNA segment encodes these proteins:
- the zic1 gene encoding zinc finger protein ZIC 1, with protein MLLDAGPQYPTIGVTTFGSSRHHSTGEVAEREVALGINPFADGMGAFKINHSSHDIGSGQTAFSSQAPGYAAAALGHHHHPTHVGSYSTAAFNSTRDFLFRNRGFGDAAGAQHSLFASGSFAGPHGHSDAAGHLLFPGLHEQAASHASSNVVNSQMRLGFSGDMYGRADQYGHVTSPRSDHYASTQLHGYGPMNMNMAAHHGAGAFFRYMRQPIKQELICKWIEPEQLTNPKKSCNKTFSTMHELVTHLTVEHVGGPEQTNHICFWEDCSREGKPFKAKYKLVNHIRVHTGEKPFPCPFPGCGKVFARSENLKIHKRTHTGEKPFKCEFEGCDRRFANSSDRKKHMHVHTSDKPYLCKMCDKSYTHPSSLRKHMKVHESTNPGSQPSPAASSGYESSTPPTIVSPSTENQSSSSISPAASAVHHTASHSTLSSNFNEWYV; from the exons ATGCTCCTGGACGCAGGACCGCAGTATCCCACCATAGGAGTCACTACTTTCGGCTCCTCGCGGCATCACTCAACAGGCGAAGTGGCAGAGAGAGAAGTGGCGCTGGGGATCAACCCGTTCGCGGATGGGATGGGcgccttcaaaataaaccaCAGCTCGCACGACATCGGCTCCGGACAGACGGCGTTTTCCTCCCAGGCTCCCGGATACGCAGCAGCCGCCTTGGGACACCACCACCATCCGACCCACGTCGGCTCCTACTCCACGGCGGCTTTCAATTCCACCAGGGACTTTCTGTTCAGAAACCGCGGGTTCGGGGATGCCGCCGGGGCGCAGCACAGTCTGTTCGCCTCCGGAAGTTTCGCAGGGCCACATGGACACTCGGATGCAGCGGGGCACCTGCTCTTCCCGGGGCTCCACGAGCAGGCGGCGAGCCACGCGTCGTCCAACGTGGTCAACAGCCAGATGCGGCTGGGCTTCTCGGGGGACATGTACGGCCGGGCCGACCAGTACGGCCACGTTACGAGCCCCCGATCCGACCACTACGCGTCCACCCAGCTGCACGGCTACGGCCCCATGAACATGAATATGGCCGCGCACCACGGAGCGGGGGCCTTCTTCCGATACATGCGACAGCCCATCAAACAGGAGCTCATCTGCAAGTGGATCGAGCCGGAGCAGCTGACCAACCCCAAGAAGTCGTGCAACAAAACTTTCAGCACAATGCACGAGCTGGTGACCCATCTGACGGTGGAGCATGTGGGGGGGCCCGAGCAGACCAACCACATCTGCTTCTGGGAGGACTGCTCCAGAGAAGGGAAGCCGTTCAAAGCCAAATACAAACTTGTGAATCATATCAGAGTGCACACCGGAGAGAAGCCCTTTCCGTGCCCGTTCCCCGGCTGTGGCAAAGTGTTTGCTCGATCGGAAAACCTAAAAATTCACAAAAGGACTCACACCG GTGAGAAGCCTTTTAAGTGTGAGTTTGAAGGCTGCGACAGACGGTTTGCAAACAGCAGTGACCGCAAGAAACACATGCACGTGCACACGTCGGACAAGCCGTACCTCTGCAAAATGTGCGACAAGTCCTACACACACCCCAGCTCCCTCCGAAAACACATGaag GTTCACGAATCCACCAACCCAGGATCGCAGCCTTCTCCAGCGGCCAGTTCAGGGTATGAGTCCTCCACGCCTCCCACCATCGTGTCCCCGTCCACAGAGAACCAGAGCAGCAGCTCCATATCACCAGCAGCCTCAGCAGTACACCACACAGCCAGCCACAGCACGCTGTCGTCAAATTTCAATGAATGGTACgtgtaa
- the zic4 gene encoding zinc finger protein ZIC 4 isoform X2, which translates to MSVDALGSPVMDPAFSKRNTALRLVDLAGAHHHHHHHHHTPQSVTGFPGFSSHPHSMAHSHPGEITAEPRLGPSPFGPEHMGHSAALKISPAHHYPHHHHHHHNHHMAGHSEVVSSQTGAFGPVQATSVPYSMSHPAQALSAGSYPGHYGHHPDAGNHTTLFSGLHHEQPSSGSPGGQALNGQIRLGLPGEMYVRSDHLSQVASSRADPFSASPLHGYGGLNLNMNLGAHHHHHPHHGAGAFFRYMRQPIKQELICKWLEPELSPKKLCSKTYSTMHELVTHVTVEHVGGPEQANHICFWEECPREGKPFKAKYKLVNHIRVHTGEKPFPCPFPGCGKVFARSENLKIHKRTHTGEKPFKCEFDGCDRRFANSSDRKKHSHVHTSDKPYNCKVRGCDKSYTHPSSLRKHMKVHCKSPPPSSGYESSTPSLVSPSSDLGREPGGPSVLSEPVGASQPANLSEWYVCHSSGASGAQTPPSGHSTPDPAEEPPYRNPQQRDAF; encoded by the exons ATGAGCGTGGATGCTTTGGGAAGCCCCGTGATGGACCCTGCGTTTTCCAAACGGAACACGGCGCTGAGATTAGTTGACTTGGCAGGGGCtcaccaccatcaccatcatcaccaccataCCCCTCAGAGCGTGACAGGCTTCCCGGGGTTCAGCAGCCATCCACACTCAATGGCTCACTCGCACCCTGGGGAGATTACTGCGGAACCCCGCCTGGGGCCGAGTCCATTCGGGCCAGAACACATGGGGCACTCCGCGGCCCTCAAAATCAGCCCAGCCCATCATTATccccaccaccatcaccaccaccacaatCATCATATGGCAGGCCACAGTGAAGTGGTCTCCAGTCAAACGGGAGCTTTTGGCCCGGTTCAGGCGACATCGGTTCCTTATTCTATGTCTCACCCGGCCCAGGCTCTGTCCGCAG GTAGCTATCCCGGACACTATGGTCACCACCCCGACGCTGGGAACCATACCACCCTCTTCTCCGGACTTCACCACGAGCAGCCTTCCAGCGGATCACCGGGTGGCCAAGCGCTGAATGGACAAATAAGGTTAGGACTACCCGGAGAAATGTACGTTCGGTCTGATCACTTGAGTCAAGTGGCAAGCTCCAGGGCTGATCCGTTCTCCGCGTCGCCCCTGCACGGCTACGGCGGTCTGAATCTGAACATGAATCTCGGCgctcaccaccaccaccaccctcaccACGGAGCAGGCGCGTTTTTCCGCTACATGAGGCAGCCGATCAAGCAGGAGCTGATCTGCAAGTGGCTGGAGCCGGAGCTCTCGCCCAAGAAACTTTGCTCGAAAACTTACAGCACCATGCACGAGCTCGTCACGCATGTGACGGTGGAGCACGTCGGAGGACCCGAGCAGGCGAACCACATATGCTTCTGGGAAGAGTGTCCGAGGGAAGGCAAGCCGTTTAAAGCCAAATACAAACTTGTTAATCACATTCGGGTGCACACCGGGGAGAAACCGTTCCCATGCCCCTTCCCTGGCTGTGGGAAAGTCTTTGCAAGATCCGAGAATCTAAAGATTCACAAAAGGACGCACACag GTGAGAAGCCCTTCAAATGTGAGTTCGACGGCTGCGACAGACGCTTCGCCAACAGCAGCGACCGGAAAAAGCACTCCCACGTGCACACCAGCGACAAGCCCTACAACTGCAAAGTGAGAGGCTGCGACAAGTCCTACACGCACCCCAGCTCCCTGAGGAAGCACATGAAGGTGCACTGCAAGTCCCCTCCGCCCAGCTCGGGCTACGAGTCGTCCACCCCTTCCCTGGTGTCCCCCTCCTCGGACTTGGGCCGGGAGCCCGGGGGCCCCTCGGTGCTGTCGGAGCCCGTGGGGGCCTCCCAGCCGGCCAATTTAAGCGAGTGGTACGTGTGCCACAGCTCAGGTGCCAGCGGCGCCCAAACACCACCCAGCGGCCACTCCACGCCCGACCCCGCAGAAGAGCCCCCTTACAGGAACCCACAGCAGAGGGACGCGTTTTGA
- the zic4 gene encoding zinc finger protein ZIC 4 isoform X1, protein MSVDALGSPVMDPAFSKRNTALRLVDLAGAHHHHHHHHHTPQSVTGFPGFSSHPHSMAHSHPGEITAEPRLGPSPFGPEHMGHSAALKISPAHHYPHHHHHHHNHHMAGHSEVVSSQTGAFGPVQATSVPYSMSHPAQALSAGRDFLIRRDLTAQAMPVLTDQTAGPASHHGMFVSTTGSYPGHYGHHPDAGNHTTLFSGLHHEQPSSGSPGGQALNGQIRLGLPGEMYVRSDHLSQVASSRADPFSASPLHGYGGLNLNMNLGAHHHHHPHHGAGAFFRYMRQPIKQELICKWLEPELSPKKLCSKTYSTMHELVTHVTVEHVGGPEQANHICFWEECPREGKPFKAKYKLVNHIRVHTGEKPFPCPFPGCGKVFARSENLKIHKRTHTGEKPFKCEFDGCDRRFANSSDRKKHSHVHTSDKPYNCKVRGCDKSYTHPSSLRKHMKVHCKSPPPSSGYESSTPSLVSPSSDLGREPGGPSVLSEPVGASQPANLSEWYVCHSSGASGAQTPPSGHSTPDPAEEPPYRNPQQRDAF, encoded by the exons ATGAGCGTGGATGCTTTGGGAAGCCCCGTGATGGACCCTGCGTTTTCCAAACGGAACACGGCGCTGAGATTAGTTGACTTGGCAGGGGCtcaccaccatcaccatcatcaccaccataCCCCTCAGAGCGTGACAGGCTTCCCGGGGTTCAGCAGCCATCCACACTCAATGGCTCACTCGCACCCTGGGGAGATTACTGCGGAACCCCGCCTGGGGCCGAGTCCATTCGGGCCAGAACACATGGGGCACTCCGCGGCCCTCAAAATCAGCCCAGCCCATCATTATccccaccaccatcaccaccaccacaatCATCATATGGCAGGCCACAGTGAAGTGGTCTCCAGTCAAACGGGAGCTTTTGGCCCGGTTCAGGCGACATCGGTTCCTTATTCTATGTCTCACCCGGCCCAGGCTCTGTCCGCAGGTAGGGATTTCCTCATCCGGAGAGATCTGACGGCTCAAGCCATGCCAGTGCTCACTGACCAGACTGCTGGTCCAGCCTCTCACCACGGAATGTTTGTCTCAACAACAGGTAGCTATCCCGGACACTATGGTCACCACCCCGACGCTGGGAACCATACCACCCTCTTCTCCGGACTTCACCACGAGCAGCCTTCCAGCGGATCACCGGGTGGCCAAGCGCTGAATGGACAAATAAGGTTAGGACTACCCGGAGAAATGTACGTTCGGTCTGATCACTTGAGTCAAGTGGCAAGCTCCAGGGCTGATCCGTTCTCCGCGTCGCCCCTGCACGGCTACGGCGGTCTGAATCTGAACATGAATCTCGGCgctcaccaccaccaccaccctcaccACGGAGCAGGCGCGTTTTTCCGCTACATGAGGCAGCCGATCAAGCAGGAGCTGATCTGCAAGTGGCTGGAGCCGGAGCTCTCGCCCAAGAAACTTTGCTCGAAAACTTACAGCACCATGCACGAGCTCGTCACGCATGTGACGGTGGAGCACGTCGGAGGACCCGAGCAGGCGAACCACATATGCTTCTGGGAAGAGTGTCCGAGGGAAGGCAAGCCGTTTAAAGCCAAATACAAACTTGTTAATCACATTCGGGTGCACACCGGGGAGAAACCGTTCCCATGCCCCTTCCCTGGCTGTGGGAAAGTCTTTGCAAGATCCGAGAATCTAAAGATTCACAAAAGGACGCACACag GTGAGAAGCCCTTCAAATGTGAGTTCGACGGCTGCGACAGACGCTTCGCCAACAGCAGCGACCGGAAAAAGCACTCCCACGTGCACACCAGCGACAAGCCCTACAACTGCAAAGTGAGAGGCTGCGACAAGTCCTACACGCACCCCAGCTCCCTGAGGAAGCACATGAAGGTGCACTGCAAGTCCCCTCCGCCCAGCTCGGGCTACGAGTCGTCCACCCCTTCCCTGGTGTCCCCCTCCTCGGACTTGGGCCGGGAGCCCGGGGGCCCCTCGGTGCTGTCGGAGCCCGTGGGGGCCTCCCAGCCGGCCAATTTAAGCGAGTGGTACGTGTGCCACAGCTCAGGTGCCAGCGGCGCCCAAACACCACCCAGCGGCCACTCCACGCCCGACCCCGCAGAAGAGCCCCCTTACAGGAACCCACAGCAGAGGGACGCGTTTTGA